In the Festucalex cinctus isolate MCC-2025b chromosome 10, RoL_Fcin_1.0, whole genome shotgun sequence genome, one interval contains:
- the LOC144027751 gene encoding uncharacterized protein LOC144027751, giving the protein MSTKGKLTDTEVSDSEVELQQVTRQLRDIPSDEDFQEQPEKSQVSNTSEKKIRRSERCRTLTEKGRGMQEEKIKGLKRRFNFAYDKWKYSVKFARKKLVQVTEPLTDDELHHIIAEDHSYAADVQRIYDELRQIELPDQETRRRVDLCIQVSNFISHRAAKQLDGHTFEEDDGWPEVGSLFNSSVCSLISGSKRSSLHTSGSAERRQEAAAEAAASHAVLKVSQEQEREQQEIQRLQEESMNKLAEQEAAAVKRRLEREAEELKRRIQIEEEEAKIKAQMRAEHAALQRTLDERKRKVQQLETMKSLSAAQARIEVYDQVEVAQEEKDILGGELRTVKQVPASTSPPSPYVFSASKALMSSSPESTAELVKVLADAVSTNRIPIPEPVVFKGDPLMYSDWKLSFQALIEKKNINENEKLYYLRRYVDGEARKAIEGYFLLGTPSAYVAAWELLDERYGNPFTIAQSYRDKLHTWPKIGPKESLQLRSYTDFLRSCEAAMTHIKALGILNDCNENRKILSKLPDWLIARWNRMSVEMEEQNGHFPTFSQFVTFLMKEVKIACHPITSLQSVKQGDADTTSGKRNQTMGAKVLATNIDEKDVITCVFCEKKGHTLHTCRTFMKDEVPKRTSFVKENKLCFGCLKPGHYSKKCSSRSECDVCHKRHPTCLHEDRVKVDKNPTQTKEKQSQGQEEPECVPPEQTTTVAIAHRAIVGEAGTITSAILPVWLSTTTCPAEEVLVYALLDSQSDSTFILSEVADTLKAKKDHIKLKLTTMTTTSTVNSQKVNNLQIRGYYSRKKISLPPAYTREFIPANRDHIPTNENAKAWSHLEHLQERIAPLLDCQVGLLIGYNCSQALLPREVVSGKVNQPYAQRTDLGWSIVGCGSPCVDYGDAIGISHHMEVRQVTPNIESSTSFRTEVHYVSRIKVKEVTATEIIKVLESDFSERAKEENPISQDDLKFLSKPKESITQKVNGHYEMPLPFREERPELPINKTSTKPEQWSYIASHKFVSQRRSHQRECKVGEVSKDDQELHKRFLCCTETKEERSLRDNLKKFLDWTISPQAVARVKRMTKHNGFKQRTNVYKYRRKDRSCQK; this is encoded by the coding sequence ATGTCAACTAAAGGAAAGCTTACTGATACAGAAGTCAGTGATAGTGAAGTTGAATTACAACAGGTTACCAGGCAGTTAAGGGATATTCCTAGTGATGAAGACTTTCAAGAGCAGCCTGAAAAGAGTCAAGTCAGTAACACTTCTGAAAAGAAAATAAGAAGAAGTGAAAGGTGCAGAACTCTGACAGAGAAAGGAAGAGGAATGCAAGAAGAGAAAATTAAAGGTCTTAAACGTAGATTCAATTTTGCATATGACAAATGGAAATACAGTGTGAAATTTGCCAGAAAGAAACTAGTACAAGTCACAGAGCCATTGACGGATGATGAACTCCATCACATCATTGCTGAAGACCATAGTTATGCTGCAGATGTCCAGCGCATATATGATGAACTACGGCAAATCGAATTACCAGATCAGGAAACTCGCCGGAGAGTTGATCTATGCATCCAAGTATCCAATTTCATCTCTCACAGAGCCGCAAAACAACTAGATGGACATACATTTGAAGAAGATGATGGATGGCCTGAAGTAGGTTCTCTGTTCAACTCTAGTGTCTGTTCTCTCATCTCTGGCTCTAAGAGGTCCTCACTACATACAAGTGGGTCAGCTGAAAGACGACAAGAAGCTGCTGCTGAGGCCGCTGCAAGCCATGCTGTTCTCAAAGTGTCTCAAGAACAAGAAAGAGAACAACAAGAAATACAGCGCCTGCAAGAGGAGTCAATGAACAAATTAGCTGAACAAGAGGCGGCAGCTGTAAAGCGTCGTTTGGAAAGAGAAGCTGAAGAGTTGAAACGAAGAATCCAAATAGAAGAAGAGGAAGCTAAAATCAAAGCTCAAATGAGGGCAGAACATGCAGCTCTCCAAAGAACCCTTGATGAAAGGAAAAGAAAGGTACAGCAGTTGGAGACAATGAAAAGTCTAAGTGCAGCACAAGCGAGAATCGAAGTATACGATCAGGTGGAGGTTGCACAAGAAGAGAAAGACATACTGGGTGGTGAGTTGAGAACAGTCAAACAAGTGCCTGCTTCTACAAGTCCTCCGTCCCCATATGTGTTCTCTGCATCAAAGGCCCTGATGTCCTCCTCACCTGAAAGTACAGCAGAGCTCGTCAAGGTGCTAGCAGATGCAGTGAGTACCAACCGAATCCCAATCCCTGAGCCTGTAGTATTCAAAGGGGATCCGTTGATGTACAGTGACTGGAAACTGTCATTCCAAGCGCTTATTGAGAAGAAGAACATTAATGAAAATGAGAAGCTCTACTACCTTCGTAGGTATGTGGATGGAGAAGCAAGGAAAGCAATTGAGGGCTATTTCTTACTTGGCACTCCATCAGCCTATGTTGCCGCATGGGAACTCTTAGATGAGAGATATGGAAACCCATTCACAATTGCACAGTCATATCGAGACAAGCTTCACACGTGGCCCAAAATAGGACCTAAGGAAAGCCTACAGCTGAGAAGCTATACAGATTTCCTTCGCAGTTGTGAGGCCGCGATGACCCACATAAAGGCATTGGGAATCTTGAACGACTGCAACGAGAACAGGAAGATACTCTCAAAGCTGCCGGACTGGTTGATAGCGAGGTGGAATCGGATGTCTGTGGAAATGGAAGAACAGAATGGACATTTTCCCACTTTCAGTCAGTTCGTCacattcctaatgaaagaagtaaAGATTGCCTGTCATCCAATCACCTCTCTGCAGTCAGTCAAACAAGGAGACGCAGACACCACAAGTGGAAAAAGGAACCAGACCATGGGAGCAAAGGTTCTAGCTACAAACATAGATGAAAAGGATGTCATTACATGTGTCTTTTGTGAGAAGAAGGGACACACCTTGCATACATGCAGAACATTCATGAAAGATGAAGTTCCAAAAAGAACAAGCTTCGTTAAAGAAAATAAGTTGTGTTTCGGTTGTCTCAAGCCTGGGCACTACTCAAAGAAATGCAGCAGCAGAAGTGAGTGTGATGTGTGCCACAAGCGGCACCCAACCTGCCTGCATGAGGACAGAGTCAAGGTTGACAAGAatccaacacaaacaaaagagaAGCAAAGTCAAGGTCAAGAGGAACCTGAATGTGTCCCTCCTGAACAAACTACTACAGTCGCCATAGCACATAGAGCAATTGTTGGTGAGGCTGGCACGATTACCTCTGCAATACTTCCTGTCTGGCTCTCAACTACAACTTGTCCAGCTGAAGAAGTCCTCGTGTATGCACTGCTGGATTCTCAGAGCGACTCAACTTTCATTCTCAGCGAAGTAGCTGACACGTTGAAAGCCAAAAAAGATCATATCAAGCTCAAGCTGACTACAATGACGACAACTTCAACAGTAAATTCACAAAAGGTGAACAATCTACAAATCCGTGGCTATTACTCAAGAAAGAAAATCTCCCTACCACCAGCCTATACTAGGGAGTTCATTCCAGCAAACAGAGATCACATCCCTACAAATGAAAATGCGAAAGCCTGGTCCCACCTGGAGCACCTTCAGGAAAGGATTGCGCCTCTTCTGGACTGTCAAGTAGGTCTGCTAATCGGGTACAACTGCTCACAAGCACTTCTACCAAGAGAAGTTGTTTCCGGCAAAGTAAACCAGCCCTACGCGCAACGCACAGACCTAGGATGGAGTATTGTGGGATGTGGAAGTCCCTGTGTGGACTACGGAGATGCCATCGGAATAAGTCATCATATGGAAGTGAGACAAGTGACACCAAATATTGAGTCTTCTACCAGCTTCCGTACAGAAGTACACTATGTAAGTCGAATTAAGGTAAAAGAAGTAACAGCTACAGAAATTATCAAGGTCCTCGAATCCGACTTCTCAGAAAGAGCGAAGGAAGAGAATCCCATCTCACAAGACGACCTGAAGTTCTTGTCAAAGCCAAAGGAGAGCATCACGCAGAAGGTGAATGGTCACTACGAGATGCCCCTTCCGTTTAGAGAGGAACGACCAGAGTTACCAATCAATAAGACCAGCACGAAGCCTGAACAGTGGTCCTACATTGCTTCTCACAAGTTTGTTTCGCAAAGACGTTCACATCAAAGAGAGTGCAAGGTGGGAGAAGTTAGCAAAGATGACCAAGAACTTCACAAGCGTTTCCTGTGCTGCACTGAGACAAAGGAAGAGCGGTCATTGCGAGACAATTTGAAGAAGTTCTTGGACTGGACAATATCTCCACAGGCAGTTGCGAGAGTAAAGCGAATGACTAAACACAATGGTTTCAAGCAACGCACAAATGTCTACAAGTATCGAAGAAAGGACAGAAGTTGCCAAAAGTAG